Within Carnobacterium viridans, the genomic segment AAATAGCTTCTGTGACATCACCTTGAACAACCCTTAGGTTAATAGCACTGTCTAGTTGAGTCATTTTACTGTTATAAGTAGCTGATTCAACTTTCGTACTGACTTGAGTAGCCAATTGAGTGACTTGAGATTGGTTTGCTTTAGTCCCTACAACTGTATTGATTCCATTTACAGTTGCTTCTAAAGTTGTGAATTTCTCAAGCGTTGCATTACCAATATTATTGATTCCTTGCGGTACTCCATTGATTACCTTACTAGCTATTTCAGCATATGGTGAGTCAGTTGACACTCCTGAAATCATTTCTATTCCTGAACCTTTACCAATTCCAGCAATTCCTAATAACGCAAATGGTGACCTATGAATGGGTGTTTGAATCTGAGTACCTGTACCACCAATTCGTTCCAAAGCGATTCTCAGACGACTGGTCGTTATATTTATGGCATCATAAGAGGTTAATATAATGAATACCGAATCATCCAATCCATAGCTTGTCTGCTAGTTGGTTTTGTGCGATGGTATGGTCACCACTATATATGTCGTAAGTCCCATCAAACACAGTTGATAAATCTGTCCTTCTTAGAGTTGTAACCCTCAAACCTATATCATAATGATAAATAGTTTTACCATTTACCATTAAAATTCGGTTAGCCATTCTATTCCAACCTGTACCCCTTATATAAATATCACCTTCTGCCATTTTGGTATTTAAATCTGTACTACTTGTGTAATTAAAGTGCTTAAACCATTAGCTGTAGCATTTAGGGTTGTTTCATTTACATACTTTTTAGCAGCAACCAAGCTGTCTACCTGAGCTGAAGTTAATCTGGCAGCAATAGCTGTTGAATTAGCAGATATTTTCAACTCATGCTGATCTACTACTCCACTAATGGCATTTACTTGTGTTCTCTCAGCTTTAAAACCAACTGTCTGAGTTAATGCATCATAACTAGTTGTAAGACTGTTTACGTTATCCGTAGCTGATTGAGCTTTTGTTAACGCATCGATTGCATTTACTTTGGCTGCATCCACATCCACTCTCATGAATCCAGCATCTTCGATTGCTTTATCTGCTTTTAGTACTGCAGCATTAGCCGAATTAGTAGCTGTAAGGACGTTTTGATTAACAATGAGTAATTGGTTGTCGAATTCTTGTGCTTTGGCTTCTGTGTATTGTTTGGCTTCTTGCTTGGCTGATTCGAAGTCTCGTTCTGCTTTGGTTCGGTCGAGGTCAGCTTGTTCTATTGCAGCTTTAACTTCTTGGCCAATAGCATCCATTCGATTATTAAAAGGATGGGGAATCCAATTAGCAGACTCTTCATTCCATATAAACATGCCACCTTTGTTGTCAAACCAGACATCACCTTCGTTGTAGTCACCTTCTGGCTCATATTCACTGTAAATCATTTTTGACCTAACTGATTGATAATCACGTGTGCAATTGACTTATCTACAGAATTTTTAATATTCGTTTCTACAACTGAGATTGTATTTTGCACGGATCCAGTAAAGTGTTCTAAGGCATCCCCGACAAAGATTTGATGTATCTATTGTTAAAACCATCATACTGATATTTTGTCATACGAATCAGCATATCTACATCGTGTTTTAAATACTTAAGGTTTAATTTATCACCTAAAGCCACTTCAGTTTCATCGACAATATTCGTATCTAACTCAATCGTTCTTGATGGCTTATCAATGTTTTCAGTAGAAAATTTAAGGGTTAACCAGTTTTTCAATTCTTGTTCTGTGCGTATATCGTTATTTGTAAATTGTTGCTCGAATACAATTCCGCTATAAGCATTAATCAATGGGCTATCTACCGTAGTTTTAATTCTTTTAGTTAGTTGTTTCCCATCTGGTCCGTCTTCCGTCCATTCTGACTTTCCGTGAACACGAGTAACAATTCCTTGAATGGATTCTTTATCTACAAAATCAGTTATGTTTTTCTTTTCGTATAGCAATGCATCTGTATCTTTACCAAGCCGACTAACCAAGCGGATGTCATAACCATTAATGATTATTTCGCCACTCCAACGATTTACGATTCTTTAAAAACTTCTAAAGCATCGTATAGCTGATTAGGATCTTCTTGTGCATCCGTTTCATCTCTCACACTAAAATCATGAGCGCTTAAAATATTAGAAGTGAAAGAAAATTTTGTACCTAGTAATAAATTATTTATAAACGCATTTAATGCTGATTGACCACTTGAATTGCTTATTTTAAAGGTTTTATTAGCTTATTCCTTAAATCTGCATACAACAAAGGCCACGCTTCAAATTCAACGTAGCCTAGTCTTTTGTTTACATCCATGATTCTAAATGGCTGCATCCCATCAGGAGTATGAGCTTTAATGATTTTATCTTTTTGAATTAACTTATACCGGTTATTTTCATCCAGTGGATGTTTTCCAGTGACAAAAAATTCATCATTAATTGTTCTGTCTACAGTTACTTCATACGCTTTTGGAAAAGATTGGCCGTTGTATATGAAGTCTGTAGTTGTACTTTCATACAAGTAAATTATAGCCAACCCCACCTTTCTACTAGTTCAATATTCGTAATTCCTGGACCTAGGGTTATTTTCAAACTGCTATCTTCTGGTAACTCAAAAAAATCACCCCTCATAACGCTATTGATAGGTGAATTGTATTGATCATAGATATTCTGCTCTAAAGGTTTATTTTCAATAATGAGTTTAGTAATGATCTCTTTCAAATAAACCGTTTGGCTACCTATCTTTATAGACGTTTGCACGTTACTATTTCCATTATAATAATCTTTGGATACATTGGTGCATTGGTATGATTGACTATTGTAGAACCATTTGTGTACACCTTGTTTTTTGTTCGATCTCATACCCAAAAGGATTCGTCATAAATGTAATGGTTATTCTATAGCCTGCAATATTATCAATTACACTATGGCCAATGTCTACATCTAAAATCTCATAAAAGACATCTGGCTCATCTGCTGCAATCAACTGACCGCTATCCTTTGCC encodes:
- a CDS encoding phage tail spike protein — encoded protein: MVNRWSGEIIINGYDIRLVSRLGKDTDALLYEKKNITDFVDKESIQGIVTRVHGKSEWTEDGPDGKQLTKRIKTTVDSPLINAYSGIVFEQQFTNNDIRTEQELKNWLTLKFSTENIDKPSRTIELDTNIVDETEVALGDKLNLKYLKHDVDMLIRMTKYQYDGFNNRYIKSLSGMP